The Deltaproteobacteria bacterium genome window below encodes:
- a CDS encoding ATP-binding protein has protein sequence MTHPRIVVTGGPGAGKTTAIDLFRRELGPRLVTVPEAATMLLGGGFPRPSDPPARRAVQLAIYHVQYNLEAVQLARYPRRVLLCDRGTIDGAAYWPGPAQEFFAAVGSSMQAELARYDEVIFFETAAVGGLSIESGNPARVESNDEAVVLDARLRELWSQHPRFTFVAHEPSFLAKITKGLGKLSEIVDRLAPA, from the coding sequence ATGACCCATCCACGCATCGTCGTCACCGGGGGCCCGGGGGCCGGCAAGACCACCGCGATCGATCTGTTCCGCCGCGAGCTGGGACCGCGGCTGGTCACGGTGCCGGAGGCCGCCACGATGTTGCTCGGCGGCGGCTTCCCGCGGCCCAGCGATCCGCCGGCCCGGCGGGCGGTGCAGCTGGCCATCTACCACGTGCAGTACAACCTCGAGGCGGTGCAGCTGGCCCGCTATCCCCGGCGCGTGCTGCTGTGCGATCGCGGCACGATCGATGGTGCCGCCTACTGGCCGGGACCCGCGCAGGAGTTCTTCGCAGCGGTCGGCAGCTCGATGCAGGCCGAGCTCGCGCGCTACGACGAGGTCATCTTCTTCGAGACCGCCGCGGTCGGTGGCCTGTCCATCGAGAGCGGCAACCCGGCACGGGTCGAGAGCAACGACGAGGCGGTGGTGCTCGACGCCCGCCTGCGCGAGCTGTGGTCGCAGCATCCGCGCTTCACCTTCGTCGCGCACGAGCCATCGTTCTTGGCGAAGATCACCAAGGGGCTCGGCAAGCTCAGCGAGATCGTCGATCGGCTCGCGCCTGCGTGA
- a CDS encoding sigma-70 family RNA polymerase sigma factor: MGDDEAALLRAWRAGDSAAGEAFTRAYYGSILGFFRLRAPEVADDLAQKTFLACVEGRSHVEAGNVRAFLFGIARNLLLRHLRDRHRDLDLAHFDAGRPQSVLSPSGVIAQRHEHWLLLRALERLPDDTQLLLGLHYVQGLRSREIADVLGVTTTTVTTRLSRARDALREQVATLRAPEAARHAVLDDLEAWARSLAGLVAGEPND, encoded by the coding sequence GTGGGCGACGACGAAGCGGCGCTGCTGCGTGCGTGGCGAGCCGGCGACAGCGCGGCCGGTGAGGCCTTCACGCGGGCGTACTACGGCAGCATCCTCGGCTTCTTCCGCCTGCGTGCACCCGAGGTGGCCGACGACCTGGCGCAGAAGACGTTCCTCGCCTGCGTCGAGGGCCGCTCGCACGTCGAAGCGGGCAACGTTCGTGCGTTCCTCTTCGGGATCGCGCGCAACCTGCTGCTGCGTCACCTGCGAGACCGCCATCGCGACCTCGACCTCGCGCACTTCGACGCCGGCCGACCGCAGAGCGTCCTCAGCCCCAGCGGCGTGATCGCACAGCGTCACGAACACTGGCTGTTGCTGCGCGCGCTCGAGCGGCTGCCCGACGACACCCAGCTACTGCTCGGGCTGCACTACGTGCAGGGCCTGCGCAGCCGCGAGATCGCCGATGTGCTCGGCGTCACCACGACCACGGTCACGACCCGGCTGTCGCGGGCCCGCGACGCCTTGCGAGAGCAGGTCGCGACGCTGCGCGCACCCGAGGCCGCCCGGCATGCCGTACTCGACGACCTCGAGGCGTGGGCGCGCTCGCTCGCGGGCCTCGTCGCCGGCGAGCCCAACGACTGA
- a CDS encoding serine/threonine protein kinase, whose protein sequence is MRATISRPQRGLRPGTRLGRYCVVRRIGGGGMAELYLARLDGPNRFVKPVALKLMHAHLTDTPEFVGMFMREARIAASLQHPQIVQVLDVGEYDGEYFLALEYVHGLDLRRVLAERRGVPLPLGAALRIVLDIATALHHAHSLCDGSGRPLGIVHRDVSPSNILIAYDGAVKLTDFGIAHMTEQTHVTATGALKGKPGYMSPEQCLQEHIDARSDVFALGVVLYELTTGRAAFPGDMIATMNRILDGRYTAPGQLVRGYPPALATIVARALAPRAEQRYPSAAALRAAIDGFARQQPGLDTGTEGLVALLTARFGAAPQPDLDTPALTVVMPTTVVDSVSPMLVPANGATVLERARPRHHRLGVGALGVLAGGLLGWQIARAGGTSAAAPGPLDAATAPHVVEAIAPARVVADAAPRPSSGSPLPVQTTATPTMVAPVVVPIAADPVAAGAVGATATTAAAAQLRIKRARAKRRVAAPPHQPTTTAPTRSADAMLPRSAR, encoded by the coding sequence GTGCGCGCGACGATCTCGAGGCCGCAACGCGGCTTGCGTCCGGGGACGCGGCTCGGCCGCTACTGTGTGGTGCGTCGCATCGGCGGCGGCGGCATGGCCGAGCTCTACCTCGCGCGGCTCGACGGGCCCAACCGCTTCGTGAAGCCGGTCGCGCTCAAGTTGATGCACGCACACCTGACGGACACGCCGGAGTTCGTCGGCATGTTCATGCGCGAGGCTAGGATCGCCGCGTCGCTGCAGCACCCCCAGATCGTCCAGGTGCTCGATGTCGGCGAGTACGACGGCGAGTACTTCCTCGCGCTCGAGTATGTGCACGGCCTCGACCTGCGTCGGGTGCTCGCCGAGCGTCGCGGGGTCCCGCTCCCGCTGGGCGCTGCGCTGCGCATCGTGCTCGACATCGCCACCGCCCTGCACCACGCCCACAGCCTGTGCGACGGCAGTGGTCGCCCGCTCGGCATCGTCCACCGCGACGTGTCGCCGAGCAACATCCTCATCGCCTACGACGGCGCGGTGAAGCTGACGGACTTCGGCATCGCGCACATGACCGAGCAGACCCACGTCACTGCGACCGGCGCGCTCAAGGGGAAGCCGGGCTACATGTCGCCCGAGCAGTGCCTGCAAGAGCACATCGACGCGCGCAGCGACGTGTTCGCGCTCGGCGTGGTGCTCTACGAGCTGACGACCGGCCGCGCGGCATTCCCCGGCGACATGATCGCGACGATGAACCGCATCCTCGACGGTCGCTACACGGCGCCGGGGCAGCTCGTCCGCGGCTATCCGCCGGCGCTCGCGACCATCGTCGCACGCGCCCTCGCACCGCGGGCCGAGCAGCGCTATCCGTCGGCGGCGGCGTTGCGGGCCGCGATCGACGGGTTTGCGCGCCAACAGCCCGGGCTCGACACCGGCACCGAAGGCCTCGTCGCGCTGCTCACCGCGCGCTTCGGAGCCGCGCCGCAGCCCGACCTCGACACGCCGGCGCTGACGGTGGTCATGCCCACGACGGTGGTGGACTCGGTGAGTCCGATGCTGGTGCCGGCCAACGGTGCCACCGTGCTCGAGCGAGCACGCCCGAGGCACCATCGACTGGGCGTGGGTGCGCTCGGGGTGCTCGCCGGCGGCCTGCTCGGCTGGCAGATCGCCCGCGCCGGTGGCACGTCCGCCGCCGCGCCCGGGCCGCTCGACGCAGCGACCGCGCCACACGTCGTCGAGGCGATCGCGCCGGCGCGTGTCGTCGCCGACGCAGCACCGCGCCCATCGTCGGGATCACCGCTGCCGGTGCAGACAACCGCGACGCCGACCATGGTCGCGCCCGTGGTGGTGCCGATCGCCGCTGACCCGGTCGCCGCCGGAGCTGTCGGTGCGACGGCCACGACCGCCGCCGCCGCCCAGCTTCGGATCAAGCGCGCCCGCGCGAAGCGACGCGTCGCCGCGCCGCCACACCAGCCCACGACGACAGCGCCGACGCGCTCTGCGGACGCGATGCTGCCGAGGTCTGCCCGATGA
- a CDS encoding DUF1585 domain-containing protein, which translates to MATLHTRLLTAACGLAPGVIAGVAEAKPSAPREFCGIYADAPECLGRTITCAKCHTSTQPVAWNNYGLAVYGALDGEAFEDNLGAALAAIEDDDSDGDGLTNLEEIEIGTNPGDPLSQWMPLPEPSGPGNDHYAVGHYDPVFAYRRVRLLFCGASPSFDEIETFAGLTGDAQREALHEDLAACLQSEHWIDEALVELAHPKIRPVTAYGADTSISVMGFVITVADYDWDYRLWQWALTDDHDAREMLTAQYHVARDDDGALVRVEGVIPAPPMRFAGGQPIEPEHRAGLLTTQWNLFLNTMFSALPRVTAGHAYRAFLGLDLSLQQGIAPVHGEPLDLDAKGVDAPACAQCHSTLDPMAYAFAEYEGFDMTNAPSLVIGTYRPERPAMRIPGWEASRPAFIMLGHEVANLVEMARVMADSPEFIRNLANTFFVYAVGHEPQPDELAEFDALWTALPDDGYSANRLLHRLIDTDAFGTP; encoded by the coding sequence ATGGCGACACTCCACACCAGACTCCTGACGGCGGCGTGCGGCCTCGCGCCGGGGGTGATCGCTGGCGTCGCCGAGGCCAAGCCCTCGGCGCCGCGCGAGTTCTGCGGCATCTATGCCGACGCGCCCGAGTGCCTCGGTCGCACGATCACGTGCGCCAAGTGCCACACATCGACGCAACCCGTCGCGTGGAACAACTATGGGCTCGCGGTGTACGGGGCCCTCGATGGCGAGGCGTTCGAAGACAACCTCGGGGCCGCGCTCGCCGCAATCGAGGACGACGACAGCGACGGCGACGGGCTCACCAACCTCGAGGAGATCGAGATCGGCACGAACCCCGGCGACCCCTTGTCGCAGTGGATGCCGCTGCCCGAGCCATCGGGGCCCGGCAACGATCACTACGCGGTCGGCCACTACGACCCGGTGTTCGCGTACCGCCGGGTGCGGTTGCTGTTCTGCGGCGCGTCGCCCAGCTTCGACGAGATCGAGACGTTCGCCGGCCTCACCGGCGACGCACAGCGCGAGGCCCTGCACGAGGACCTCGCCGCGTGCTTGCAGTCGGAGCACTGGATCGACGAGGCGCTGGTGGAGCTCGCGCACCCGAAGATTCGTCCGGTCACCGCCTACGGCGCCGACACGTCGATCTCGGTGATGGGTTTCGTGATCACCGTGGCGGACTACGACTGGGACTACCGACTGTGGCAGTGGGCGCTCACCGACGATCACGACGCCCGCGAGATGCTCACCGCCCAGTACCACGTCGCGCGCGACGATGACGGCGCGCTGGTACGCGTCGAAGGCGTGATCCCGGCGCCGCCGATGCGCTTCGCGGGCGGCCAGCCGATCGAGCCCGAGCACCGCGCGGGGCTGCTGACGACGCAGTGGAACTTGTTCCTCAACACCATGTTCTCCGCCCTACCGCGGGTGACCGCCGGCCACGCCTACCGAGCGTTCCTCGGGCTCGACCTTTCCCTGCAGCAGGGCATCGCGCCGGTCCACGGCGAGCCGCTCGACCTCGACGCCAAGGGCGTCGACGCGCCCGCGTGCGCGCAGTGCCACTCGACGCTCGATCCGATGGCGTACGCCTTCGCAGAGTACGAGGGCTTCGACATGACCAATGCGCCGAGCCTGGTCATCGGCACCTACCGACCCGAGCGGCCTGCCATGCGGATCCCCGGCTGGGAGGCGTCACGACCGGCGTTCATCATGCTCGGGCACGAGGTCGCAAACCTGGTCGAGATGGCGCGCGTGATGGCCGACTCGCCCGAGTTCATCCGCAACCTGGCGAACACCTTCTTCGTGTACGCCGTCGGCCACGAGCCACAGCCCGACGAGCTGGCCGAGTTCGACGCGCTGTGGACCGCGCTGCCCGACGACGGCTACTCGGCCAACCGCCTGCTCCACCGCCTGATCGACACCGACGCCTTCGGGACGCCGTGA
- a CDS encoding sigma-70 family RNA polymerase sigma factor — MNFVPRDEELLTAWSAGDKNAGKALYDRYFPTVYRFFSSKLADEVDDLVQRTFLACTKHRDRLKDGASFRGFVLVVARNELASFLRRRYRDGAPLDPTTVALADLGATPSQLIYDREEHRLLVLALRRIPLVMQEALELHFFERLTGPELAEVLEIPEGTVRSRIRRGLEALRTEVERLTESPELIESTVGSIAGWAAEIRALADRSLPSAG; from the coding sequence GTGAACTTCGTGCCGCGTGACGAGGAACTGCTGACCGCCTGGAGCGCGGGCGACAAGAACGCGGGCAAGGCGCTCTACGACCGCTACTTCCCCACCGTGTACCGCTTCTTCAGCAGCAAGCTCGCGGACGAGGTCGACGACTTGGTGCAGCGGACGTTCCTCGCGTGCACGAAGCACCGCGATCGCCTGAAGGACGGCGCGAGCTTCCGCGGATTCGTGCTGGTCGTCGCGCGCAACGAACTCGCCAGCTTCCTGCGGCGGCGCTACCGGGACGGTGCGCCGCTCGACCCGACGACGGTCGCACTCGCGGACCTGGGCGCGACCCCGAGCCAGCTCATCTACGACCGCGAAGAGCACCGGCTGCTCGTGCTCGCGTTGCGGCGCATTCCGCTCGTCATGCAGGAGGCGCTCGAGCTGCACTTCTTCGAGAGACTCACGGGACCCGAGCTCGCGGAGGTGCTGGAGATCCCCGAGGGCACCGTGCGCAGCCGTATCCGCCGGGGCCTCGAGGCGCTCCGAACCGAGGTCGAGCGGCTCACGGAGTCGCCGGAGCTGATCGAGTCGACGGTGGGCTCCATCGCCGGCTGGGCGGCCGAGATTCGCGCGCTGGCCGACCGCTCCCTGCCGTCCGCCGGGTGA
- a CDS encoding serine/threonine protein kinase, whose product MADENVTRGEAFGLPAVAAAPEGAAADVDRQLVRARAHEILFAEPPPTIRVGRYVVLDRLGAGGMGVVYSAYDPALDRKVAVKVLRSSEAVGQQRLLREARALAKLTHDHVVAVHDVGTVGGIEGTVFIAMELVSGATLGEWIAGERPGWRTRLEVVAQAGRGLAAAHAAGLVHRDFKPDNVMVARDTVRGGWRARVMDFGLVHAPVPMTTHDGQNDEHSSAEVRITRQGVLVGTPAYMAAEQLHGAAVDARADQFAFCVTLWEALFDVRPFHGRTPTELASALVGGAPTRPATSADIPAWVERVLLRGLSTDPADRFPDMPALLAALGDDPSQQRRRWALGLGAMALVGALVGGWSWMRARERAACAQAGAEIDRVWSDDQRERLRTAIVEQGPSYGGDTWTRVEPSIDDYAGRWSALREESCLAALAGERSRDLADRSEACLDERRVELAATVDRLGSGDALAIREAVPAVLDLSDVERCGDAAWLVKRRPEASDPDLRRELDGLRSELVRASRLPSRDAAQAADVARTVLMRANELSWAPMRLDALVALARALATGGDFEGAAGAYRDAFALAVELGDDDVAATSSTRLVFNVGYELGRQQEGALWSDVARAFLARSDPEGGLPTAWWLGSRGALASRAGRFADALADFEQAAAIRERIVGLDHPQTLKALANTAVANFDLGDYEAAATTLGRVASARARLLGPEHPEVATAMASQAAALGALGRPAEALATLQRALAIEERALGPMHPELATTLQNIGLIQAMQGDHVGELATQRRQLSLLEAKPDTDPVRLSRALVAVAMAQSSLDHPSEALPLLLRARALLEGSLGVGHPDLALCLDALALAQTQLGRHVEALVLRRRVLEIRTATLGSTHPDTALARRDLGAAAASAGDLDLALLELRTGLHQQLTSVGVKHREAAVTLRMIGIVHQLRGDSDVALPLLRSALALQEHAEASEPTLASTHDAIGRVLLDLQEPTLAAVEHRLAVELATRSLGAAHSTTAGHTIGLADAERAIGRLDDAEDHARGALATLQRADSNPELALEAELVLSEILRAQHRSREARDHLGRACGGAPPSNTLRLRRCPGG is encoded by the coding sequence ATGGCGGACGAGAACGTGACCCGCGGCGAGGCGTTCGGTCTCCCGGCGGTGGCGGCCGCGCCCGAAGGCGCCGCCGCGGACGTCGACCGCCAGCTCGTCCGCGCGCGGGCGCACGAGATCCTCTTCGCAGAGCCACCCCCCACGATCCGGGTCGGACGCTACGTGGTGCTCGATCGCCTCGGTGCGGGTGGCATGGGCGTCGTGTACTCGGCCTACGATCCCGCGCTCGACCGCAAGGTTGCGGTGAAGGTGCTGCGCTCCAGCGAGGCGGTGGGACAGCAGCGATTGTTGCGCGAGGCGCGAGCGCTCGCGAAGCTCACGCACGATCACGTCGTCGCCGTGCACGACGTGGGCACCGTCGGCGGCATCGAAGGCACCGTGTTCATCGCGATGGAACTCGTCAGCGGCGCGACGCTCGGCGAGTGGATCGCCGGCGAGCGGCCCGGCTGGCGCACGCGGCTCGAGGTGGTCGCACAGGCCGGTCGTGGGCTCGCGGCTGCACACGCCGCGGGCTTGGTGCACCGCGACTTCAAGCCCGACAACGTCATGGTCGCGCGTGACACCGTGCGCGGAGGCTGGCGTGCGCGCGTGATGGACTTCGGGCTCGTCCACGCGCCCGTACCGATGACCACGCACGACGGCCAGAACGACGAGCACAGTTCCGCGGAGGTCCGCATCACGCGGCAGGGCGTGCTGGTCGGCACGCCCGCGTACATGGCCGCCGAGCAACTGCACGGCGCCGCCGTCGACGCTCGCGCCGACCAGTTCGCGTTCTGCGTGACGCTGTGGGAGGCGCTGTTCGACGTGCGGCCGTTCCACGGCAGAACGCCGACCGAGTTGGCGTCGGCCCTCGTGGGCGGCGCTCCGACGCGGCCCGCGACGAGCGCGGACATCCCGGCGTGGGTAGAACGCGTGCTGCTGCGCGGGCTCAGCACGGATCCCGCGGACCGCTTCCCCGACATGCCTGCCCTGCTCGCCGCGCTCGGCGACGACCCCTCGCAGCAACGCCGACGCTGGGCGCTGGGCCTCGGCGCGATGGCGCTGGTGGGCGCGCTGGTCGGCGGATGGAGCTGGATGCGTGCGCGCGAGCGGGCCGCGTGCGCACAGGCGGGTGCGGAGATCGATCGTGTGTGGAGCGACGACCAGCGCGAAAGGCTGCGCACGGCGATCGTCGAACAGGGCCCGAGCTACGGCGGCGACACGTGGACGCGGGTCGAGCCGAGCATCGATGACTACGCCGGACGGTGGTCCGCGCTGCGCGAAGAGAGCTGCCTGGCCGCGCTCGCGGGCGAGCGCTCGCGCGATCTCGCGGACCGCAGCGAAGCGTGCCTCGACGAGCGTCGCGTCGAGTTGGCGGCGACGGTCGATCGGCTCGGCAGCGGCGATGCGCTCGCGATCCGCGAGGCCGTACCCGCGGTGCTCGATCTCTCGGATGTCGAGCGGTGCGGTGACGCTGCATGGCTGGTCAAGCGCCGCCCGGAAGCGTCGGATCCGGACCTGCGCCGCGAGCTCGACGGCCTGCGTTCCGAACTCGTGCGTGCGTCGCGACTCCCCTCACGAGATGCCGCGCAGGCCGCCGACGTCGCGCGAACCGTGTTGATGCGCGCGAACGAACTCTCGTGGGCACCCATGCGCCTCGATGCACTGGTCGCGCTGGCTCGCGCGCTCGCCACCGGCGGCGACTTCGAAGGTGCCGCGGGGGCGTACCGCGACGCCTTCGCGCTCGCCGTGGAGCTGGGTGACGACGACGTCGCGGCGACCAGCAGCACGAGGCTCGTCTTCAACGTCGGCTACGAACTCGGGCGGCAGCAGGAGGGGGCTCTGTGGTCCGACGTCGCGCGGGCCTTCCTCGCGCGCAGCGATCCGGAAGGTGGCCTACCGACCGCTTGGTGGCTCGGCTCGCGCGGTGCCTTGGCGAGTCGAGCAGGCCGCTTTGCTGACGCGCTCGCCGACTTCGAGCAGGCCGCGGCGATCCGCGAGCGGATTGTCGGGCTCGATCACCCACAGACGCTGAAGGCCCTCGCCAACACGGCGGTCGCGAATTTCGACCTCGGTGACTACGAGGCCGCCGCGACGACGCTCGGCCGTGTCGCATCCGCGCGCGCACGATTGCTGGGCCCCGAGCATCCGGAGGTGGCGACCGCCATGGCGTCGCAGGCAGCGGCCCTTGGAGCCCTCGGTCGCCCCGCCGAGGCGCTGGCAACATTGCAGCGGGCCCTCGCGATCGAGGAGCGTGCGCTCGGCCCGATGCATCCCGAACTCGCGACGACGCTACAGAACATCGGCCTCATCCAGGCGATGCAGGGTGACCACGTCGGCGAGCTGGCGACACAGCGCCGACAGCTCTCGCTCCTCGAGGCCAAGCCGGACACGGATCCCGTTCGTCTCTCTCGCGCGCTCGTCGCGGTCGCGATGGCCCAGTCGTCGCTCGATCACCCAAGCGAAGCACTACCGCTGCTGCTGCGTGCGCGCGCGCTGCTCGAGGGCTCGCTCGGCGTGGGCCATCCCGATCTCGCGCTGTGTCTCGATGCGCTCGCTCTCGCACAGACTCAGCTCGGTCGACATGTCGAAGCGCTCGTGCTGCGTCGCCGCGTGCTGGAGATCCGCACGGCGACGCTCGGCTCCACGCATCCCGACACTGCGCTCGCGCGCCGCGATCTCGGGGCGGCCGCGGCTTCTGCGGGAGATCTCGACCTCGCGCTCCTCGAGCTCCGCACCGGTCTGCACCAGCAGTTGACGAGCGTCGGCGTGAAGCACCGCGAGGCCGCAGTGACCCTGCGGATGATCGGCATCGTGCACCAGCTGCGGGGCGACAGCGACGTCGCACTCCCTTTGCTTCGCAGTGCGCTGGCACTGCAAGAGCACGCCGAGGCGTCTGAGCCCACGCTTGCCAGCACGCACGATGCGATCGGTCGAGTGTTGCTCGATCTGCAGGAGCCCACGCTCGCCGCCGTCGAGCACCGCCTCGCGGTCGAGCTCGCAACGCGTAGCCTCGGCGCCGCGCACTCCACAACCGCGGGGCACACGATCGGACTCGCGGATGCCGAGCGCGCGATCGGCCGACTCGACGACGCCGAGGACCATGCTCGCGGCGCACTCGCAACGCTGCAGCGCGCTGATTCGAACCCCGAGCTCGCCCTCGAGGCCGAGCTCGTGCTCAGCGAGATCCTCCGCGCCCAACATCGCAGTCGGGAGGCGCGCGACCACCTCGGTCGTGCATGCGGCGGCGCTCCGCCGTCGAACACACTGCGCCTGCGACGTTGTCCCGGCGGTTGA
- a CDS encoding DUF202 domain-containing protein, giving the protein MPSADPRVFFAAERTLLAWIRTAVSLIGLGFVVARFGLFLQLLDQQAATSASHHVSPWIGVGLAMLGAAMAATSSWQHIRFRRTLGHDDLPVGYRTGPALVAGFGVSVAGLVLGAMIVF; this is encoded by the coding sequence ATGCCTTCCGCCGACCCTCGGGTGTTCTTCGCAGCGGAGCGCACGCTCCTTGCGTGGATTCGTACGGCCGTCTCGCTCATCGGGCTGGGGTTCGTCGTCGCGCGGTTCGGGCTCTTCCTTCAACTGCTCGACCAGCAAGCCGCCACATCGGCGAGCCATCATGTCTCGCCCTGGATCGGCGTCGGGCTTGCCATGCTCGGCGCGGCGATGGCGGCAACATCGTCGTGGCAGCACATCCGTTTCCGGCGCACCCTTGGCCACGATGACCTGCCAGTCGGCTACCGCACTGGCCCCGCCCTGGTGGCAGGATTCGGCGTGTCGGTCGCGGGGCTCGTGCTTGGGGCAATGATCGTCTTCTGA
- a CDS encoding VWA domain-containing protein has translation MLRHPALASTSLCFVLACGCAVQPSGSPLSSATAADGTTGAPVQGDDDGDDSSTAMPEQRLDLPPGGSSSGEGDGTCVSFSDQGGVTRKPADIIFVVDNSPSMLDETHAVRDHLNAFSQQIIDAQIDIRVLLLTAYPNPDAAPEVDTGICIEPPLGGGGCPTHDSNFPIFAHVQQIIGSEHALSKVLSTHETWKPMMRPDSSKHIIVISDDDSFMTAEDFDAQFLALDPSYAGYHFDAIVSTSLCPEAGAIGEHYITLAGMTDGVIGDLCQQEFQPLFDQLSTAVTEGTGLSCVWSMPMAPEGKSIDPESVEVSLELDGAPLYPVRVDGAEGCPPGGHGWYYDDPDHPSTLWACPTTCDALETAMSAELEIDVGCAFVPAG, from the coding sequence ATGCTTCGACACCCTGCGCTCGCTTCGACCTCCCTGTGCTTCGTGCTCGCCTGCGGCTGCGCCGTGCAACCGTCGGGGAGTCCGCTGAGCTCGGCGACGGCCGCCGACGGCACCACCGGTGCGCCGGTGCAAGGCGACGACGACGGTGACGACAGCTCGACGGCGATGCCCGAGCAGCGCCTCGACCTGCCGCCGGGCGGGAGCTCGAGCGGCGAGGGCGATGGCACCTGCGTCAGCTTCAGCGACCAGGGCGGCGTCACGCGCAAGCCCGCCGACATCATCTTCGTGGTCGACAACTCGCCGAGCATGCTCGACGAGACCCACGCGGTGCGCGACCACCTGAACGCGTTCTCTCAGCAGATCATCGACGCGCAGATCGACATCCGGGTGCTGCTGTTGACGGCGTATCCCAACCCCGACGCCGCACCCGAGGTCGACACCGGCATCTGCATCGAGCCGCCGCTCGGCGGCGGGGGCTGCCCGACCCACGACTCCAACTTCCCCATCTTCGCGCACGTACAGCAGATCATCGGCTCCGAGCACGCGCTCTCGAAAGTGCTGTCGACCCACGAGACCTGGAAGCCGATGATGCGCCCGGACTCGAGCAAGCACATCATCGTCATCAGCGACGACGACTCGTTCATGACGGCCGAGGACTTCGACGCGCAGTTCCTCGCGCTCGATCCGAGCTACGCCGGCTACCACTTCGACGCCATCGTCTCGACCTCGCTGTGCCCCGAGGCGGGCGCTATCGGCGAGCACTACATCACGCTGGCAGGCATGACCGACGGGGTGATCGGCGATCTGTGCCAGCAGGAGTTCCAGCCGTTGTTCGACCAGCTGTCGACCGCGGTCACCGAGGGCACCGGGCTGTCGTGCGTGTGGAGCATGCCGATGGCACCCGAGGGCAAGTCGATCGATCCCGAGTCGGTCGAGGTGTCGCTGGAGCTCGACGGCGCGCCGCTGTACCCGGTGCGGGTCGACGGCGCCGAGGGCTGCCCGCCCGGCGGCCACGGTTGGTACTACGACGATCCCGATCACCCGAGCACGCTGTGGGCGTGCCCGACCACCTGCGACGCGCTCGAGACCGCGATGTCGGCCGAGCTGGAGATCGACGTGGGCTGCGCCTTCGTGCCCGCGGGCTAG
- a CDS encoding 2OG-Fe(II) oxygenase: MRGLPRVRALQGRAPVVSAIDWSARTHELDQQGWSVHPQLLSPYACGEIAAMWSDERRFRSTVVMARHGFGRGEYRYFAAPLPEPIARLRTELYPPLASIANRWAAASGIELRYPDTLAELLARCHDAGQVRPTPLLLSYSPGDYNCLHQDRYGELVFPLQVAILLDAPGRDFDGGEFVITEQRPRMQSRASVLPLARGDAAIFAVSRRPVQGARGRYHVMHRHGVSVLRSGQRRTLGIIFHDAP, from the coding sequence GTGCGCGGGCTTCCGCGCGTTCGAGCGCTGCAAGGCCGAGCGCCCGTCGTGAGCGCGATCGATTGGAGCGCGCGCACGCACGAGCTCGACCAGCAGGGCTGGTCGGTGCATCCGCAGCTGCTGTCACCGTACGCGTGCGGCGAGATCGCGGCGATGTGGTCCGACGAGCGGCGCTTCCGCAGCACCGTGGTGATGGCGCGCCACGGCTTCGGTCGCGGCGAGTACCGCTACTTCGCGGCGCCGCTGCCGGAGCCGATCGCTCGGCTGCGGACCGAGCTCTACCCGCCGCTCGCCAGCATCGCGAACCGCTGGGCCGCGGCGAGTGGCATCGAGTTGCGGTACCCCGACACCCTCGCCGAGCTGCTCGCCCGCTGCCACGACGCCGGTCAGGTGCGCCCGACGCCGCTGCTGCTCTCGTACTCGCCGGGCGACTACAACTGCCTCCACCAGGATCGCTACGGCGAGCTCGTGTTCCCGCTGCAGGTCGCGATCCTGCTCGACGCCCCGGGCCGCGACTTCGACGGTGGAGAGTTCGTGATCACCGAGCAGCGCCCACGCATGCAATCACGCGCGTCGGTGCTGCCGCTGGCGCGGGGGGATGCGGCCATCTTCGCCGTGAGCCGCCGCCCCGTGCAGGGCGCGCGCGGCCGCTACCACGTGATGCACCGCCACGGCGTCAGCGTGCTGCGCTCGGGCCAGCGCCGCACGCTCGGCATCATCTTCCACGACGCGCCCTGA